One part of the Tolypothrix sp. NIES-4075 genome encodes these proteins:
- a CDS encoding EAL domain-containing protein, whose amino-acid sequence MLTISAYHLVAQLYESANSLIYRGRRVDTQQAVVLKMLKDFYPTPERTAWFKREYEITRNLTIPGVVDAYALFRDTERLVMVLEDFGGDSLDLLGIAGELELCEFLKLAIAITDILSQIHAANIIHKDINPSNIVLNRTTGQVKIIDFGISTVLSRENPTLSNPNILEGTLAYISPEQTGRMNRAIDYRSDFYSLGATFYKLLTGILPFNSSDTLELVHSHIAKQPVPPHLVVRTCSLPSIVSDIVMKLMAKNAEDRYQSAYGLKADLEQCLHQLETKGQIDVFALGRQDICDRFQIPQKLYGRKREIEILLATFTRVAGGEKENSSISTQSKIEMILVAGYSGVGKSALVRELHKPITARRGNFIWGKFDQYQRNIPYYALSQAFDELCKQLLTETEAVLNQWREKILAALGNNGQVLIDVIPNLEQVIGTQPPVVQVEASQAQNRFNLVFQNFLKVICQKSHPLVLFIDDLQWADKASLNLLKTIMSDATIQYLLIIGAYRDNEVNASHPLMMTLEEIEKQKALSSIHLDNLLVQDVNTLISEALKSPPTSTQPLTDLVYDKTQGNAFFTTQFLKSLYTEGLLNYDYKKRKWDWNVTQIQYKDITDNVVELMALKIGKLSASTQSVLQLAACIGNKFDLSILVSIYQHQPTKVLADLLSAWEEGLIVSLDNKYKLIETEDDFAARKVSFKFLHDRVQQAVYSLIPESEKKAFHLKIGQRLLHNKNSLEREENIFDIVNHLNIGNELINIQSNRDELAELNLIAGKKAKAATAYELALKYLALALRLLTADSWQYKYELTLTIYVEIVEAAYLNTNFKQGKKISDYVLKNANNLLDKVKVYQLQIQFYMAQSQMLKAIDIGFSTLEMLGISLSSEPNNGHQIIKLPRLTELEDLPEMTNPHQLATLRLLMTVFTPAYVAKAEIVPSIILNMVNLCVQHGHSALAAYAYALYGMLSCAVFENINTGYLSGQLALKLLDKFNARELKSKVYNLFNGFIRPWKEHIRETIAPLQEGLYSGLETGDIEFASHCAGIYCQQVFLTGERLEIVEQKQAQSLVLLLKLKQEFSIYFGSIWRQLTLNLLGQAEDKCCLIGNSFNELKMLQIFVETNNRSLLFVTYFTKSYLCYLFKDYDQAVAHASSAEKYVEAVAGMASIAEHNFYYSLALVAQYSQAKPNEQTQYLSKLSANQEKMQNWADHAPMNFLHKYYLVEAEKARVLGQVVEAMDLYEQAIKKARDNGYIQHEALAYELAANFYLARGMEEFAQLYMTKAHYSYVSWGAKAKVNDLEQQYPDFFAKTPSSSTQITTTILSTESKTSSQLDLNSILKASQTLSSEIVLNTLLEKMMKIVLENAGAEKGYLILNQQEKWLIQASGTVTSDDIKVLQFIPIETVSDRNNIPVVPLGIVNYVIRTQESLILNDALHSGNFTREPYIVKHQTKSVLCMPLLNQSKLAGLLYLENNQTTGAFTTDRLEVLKLLTSQIFISIENAKLYTNLQAYSTELLKANSDLQAEIGDRKLAEEALRLSEERFRLAIDNIPDTFVIYDAERRFQFVNAFGVNRGGFPLEAYIGHTDEEMHPKEVTNAYLPLLQKTVQTRTKQTGECNITLPGCSFTIVVTYVPILNEHGEIHQILGITHDITERKRAEEQLLHNAFHDALTGLPNRAFFMECLKHACDRAKQHEDYLFAVLFLDLDRFKVINDSLGHLLGDQFLIKIASRLKACIRSIDTAARLGGDEFTILLQGIENLSEAIEVVELIQQQLALPFDLDGQEVFTTASIGIALNSILTYDQPEDLLRNADTAMYRAKVLGRSRYELFHPDMYTNAVDRLQLETDLRRAIERQEFRVYYQPIVSLSSGTISGFEALLRWQHPERGLLSPADFIPLAEETGLIVEIGYWVLIDACRQMQVWQMRYPTSSLEKISVNLCVKQFFQADLIEQIPQILHSTGLDACSLMLEITESAIMENGDEANTASQLRAMGIKLSIDDFGTGYSSLSRLYSFPINVLKIDRSFVSPMDANNRNLEIIEIIVTLADKLGMDVTAEGVETQEQLALVRKLNCEYGQGYFFSRPLDSSAAEALIMANPRW is encoded by the coding sequence ATGTTGACGATTTCCGCTTACCACCTGGTAGCGCAACTGTATGAAAGCGCCAATTCTCTAATCTATCGTGGTCGGCGGGTGGATACTCAGCAAGCCGTTGTGCTGAAAATGCTCAAAGACTTTTATCCTACTCCAGAACGCACTGCTTGGTTTAAGCGAGAATATGAAATCACTCGCAACCTGACAATCCCAGGAGTGGTGGATGCTTACGCGCTTTTTCGGGATACCGAGCGTTTGGTGATGGTTTTAGAAGATTTCGGCGGGGACTCGTTGGATCTGTTGGGAATAGCGGGTGAACTTGAGTTATGTGAGTTTTTGAAGTTAGCGATCGCCATCACTGACATCTTAAGTCAAATTCATGCTGCCAACATTATCCACAAAGACATCAACCCCAGCAATATTGTTCTCAACCGAACCACAGGACAAGTCAAAATTATTGACTTTGGGATTTCAACCGTACTTTCACGAGAAAATCCCACATTGAGTAATCCTAATATTTTAGAAGGCACACTCGCTTATATTTCACCAGAACAGACAGGACGGATGAATCGGGCAATAGACTATCGCAGCGATTTTTACTCTCTGGGTGCAACCTTCTATAAATTGCTAACCGGTATTTTGCCATTTAACAGTAGTGATACGTTGGAATTGGTGCATAGCCATATAGCCAAACAACCCGTACCACCGCATTTGGTTGTAAGGACATGTTCCCTACCGTCAATCGTCTCAGATATTGTCATGAAGTTAATGGCAAAAAACGCTGAAGACCGTTACCAATCAGCTTATGGTCTAAAAGCGGATTTAGAGCAATGTCTGCACCAGCTAGAAACTAAAGGGCAAATTGATGTCTTTGCTCTTGGGAGGCAAGATATTTGCGATCGCTTTCAAATTCCCCAAAAATTATATGGCAGAAAGCGAGAAATTGAAATCCTCCTCGCAACTTTTACCAGAGTAGCAGGGGGAGAAAAAGAGAATTCCTCAATTTCTACCCAATCCAAAATCGAAATGATTCTGGTTGCTGGATATTCTGGTGTCGGCAAATCTGCCTTAGTTCGAGAACTCCATAAACCAATTACTGCAAGACGTGGCAATTTCATTTGGGGCAAATTTGACCAGTATCAACGCAATATTCCTTACTACGCGCTCTCTCAAGCTTTCGATGAATTATGCAAACAACTGCTGACTGAAACTGAAGCAGTATTAAATCAATGGCGAGAGAAAATATTAGCAGCACTTGGCAATAATGGACAAGTTTTGATAGATGTTATCCCTAATTTGGAACAAGTCATTGGTACTCAGCCACCTGTTGTCCAAGTGGAAGCATCCCAAGCACAAAATCGTTTCAATTTAGTCTTTCAAAACTTTCTCAAAGTTATTTGCCAAAAATCACATCCCCTAGTCTTATTTATCGATGATTTGCAATGGGCAGATAAAGCATCACTGAACCTGCTCAAAACAATCATGAGCGATGCCACTATTCAATATTTACTCATCATCGGTGCGTATCGCGACAACGAAGTAAATGCTAGCCATCCGCTGATGATGACGTTAGAAGAAATCGAAAAACAAAAAGCTTTATCATCGATTCACTTAGATAATCTGCTTGTGCAAGATGTCAATACTCTCATCTCTGAGGCTTTAAAGTCTCCACCCACTTCAACGCAGCCGTTAACCGATTTAGTCTATGATAAAACCCAAGGAAACGCCTTTTTTACCACTCAGTTTTTGAAGTCGCTCTACACCGAAGGATTATTGAACTATGACTATAAAAAGCGAAAGTGGGATTGGAATGTCACACAAATCCAATATAAGGATATCACAGACAATGTGGTGGAACTGATGGCGCTTAAAATTGGTAAGTTATCAGCTTCTACCCAAAGTGTCTTACAGTTAGCAGCTTGTATTGGCAATAAATTCGATTTATCCATTTTAGTGAGTATCTATCAACATCAACCCACTAAAGTTTTGGCTGATTTGTTAAGCGCCTGGGAAGAAGGCTTAATTGTTTCTTTGGATAATAAGTACAAATTGATAGAAACAGAAGATGATTTTGCGGCAAGGAAAGTCAGTTTTAAATTTCTGCATGACCGAGTACAACAAGCTGTCTATTCACTTATTCCAGAATCAGAAAAAAAAGCTTTTCATTTGAAAATTGGTCAAAGACTTCTACATAATAAAAATTCATTAGAGCGAGAAGAAAATATTTTTGATATTGTTAATCATTTGAACATTGGAAATGAACTGATCAATATCCAGTCAAATAGAGATGAACTAGCTGAATTAAATTTGATTGCTGGAAAAAAAGCAAAGGCGGCAACAGCGTATGAACTGGCTTTAAAATATTTGGCGTTAGCTTTAAGACTTCTGACGGCAGATAGTTGGCAATATAAATATGAGTTAACACTAACTATTTATGTAGAAATAGTAGAAGCTGCATACTTAAATACAAACTTTAAGCAAGGGAAAAAGATTTCTGATTATGTGTTAAAAAATGCTAATAATCTACTTGATAAAGTGAAGGTTTATCAACTGCAAATCCAGTTTTATATGGCTCAAAGCCAAATGCTCAAAGCCATTGATATTGGGTTTTCTACATTGGAAATGTTGGGGATTTCGCTGTCAAGTGAACCTAATAATGGTCATCAGATAATTAAGCTACCTCGACTCACGGAGTTAGAGGACTTACCGGAAATGACCAACCCTCACCAACTCGCAACTTTGCGGCTTTTGATGACCGTTTTTACTCCAGCTTATGTTGCGAAGGCTGAAATTGTGCCGTCAATTATATTGAATATGGTAAATCTCTGTGTTCAACACGGTCACTCAGCACTAGCTGCTTATGCCTATGCTCTTTATGGTATGCTCTCATGTGCGGTATTTGAGAATATAAATACTGGATATCTTTCTGGTCAACTGGCTTTAAAGCTATTAGATAAATTTAATGCCAGAGAACTTAAATCTAAAGTTTATAACTTATTCAATGGTTTTATCCGACCTTGGAAAGAACATATTAGGGAGACCATCGCACCTTTACAAGAAGGACTTTACAGTGGACTTGAAACTGGAGATATAGAGTTTGCTAGCCATTGTGCTGGTATTTATTGCCAGCAGGTGTTTTTGACGGGGGAGCGACTAGAAATTGTAGAGCAAAAGCAAGCGCAATCCCTTGTGCTACTACTAAAACTAAAACAAGAGTTTTCTATCTACTTCGGTAGTATTTGGAGACAATTAACTCTAAATCTACTTGGTCAAGCCGAGGATAAATGCTGTTTAATCGGCAATAGTTTCAACGAATTAAAGATGCTACAAATTTTTGTTGAAACTAATAATCGTTCTTTGCTTTTTGTTACCTACTTTACAAAAAGTTATCTCTGTTACTTATTTAAAGATTACGATCAAGCAGTCGCTCATGCTTCTTCAGCGGAAAAATACGTAGAAGCTGTAGCAGGGATGGCAAGTATTGCTGAACATAATTTTTACTATTCTCTTGCTCTGGTTGCTCAGTACTCTCAAGCCAAACCCAATGAACAAACACAATACCTAAGTAAGCTTTCAGCCAACCAAGAAAAGATGCAGAACTGGGCAGATCATGCCCCAATGAATTTTCTACACAAATATTATCTAGTGGAGGCAGAAAAAGCGCGAGTTTTGGGTCAAGTTGTTGAAGCAATGGATTTGTATGAACAAGCTATAAAAAAAGCTAGGGATAACGGATACATTCAACACGAAGCATTAGCTTATGAGTTAGCGGCAAATTTTTATCTAGCGCGGGGAATGGAGGAGTTTGCCCAACTATACATGACAAAGGCTCACTATAGCTATGTTAGCTGGGGAGCAAAAGCAAAGGTCAATGATTTGGAACAACAGTATCCTGATTTTTTTGCCAAAACGCCGTCAAGTTCTACCCAGATTACGACAACAATTTTATCCACCGAGTCAAAAACATCCTCCCAACTCGATTTAAACAGCATTCTCAAAGCTTCTCAAACTCTGTCGAGTGAAATTGTACTCAATACGCTGTTAGAAAAAATGATGAAAATTGTCCTCGAAAATGCGGGGGCAGAAAAAGGTTATCTCATTTTGAACCAACAAGAGAAATGGCTGATTCAAGCATCAGGAACAGTTACATCTGATGATATCAAGGTTTTGCAATTTATTCCCATAGAAACGGTGAGCGATCGCAACAATATACCAGTAGTTCCTCTTGGCATAGTCAATTATGTTATCCGTACTCAAGAAAGTCTTATTTTGAATGATGCTTTGCACTCAGGTAATTTTACCCGCGAGCCATACATCGTTAAACACCAAACTAAATCAGTGTTGTGTATGCCGCTGTTGAATCAAAGCAAATTGGCGGGTCTGCTTTACTTGGAAAATAACCAGACCACTGGAGCTTTTACTACTGACCGTTTGGAAGTATTAAAGTTATTAACTAGCCAAATATTTATCTCAATTGAAAATGCAAAACTTTACACAAACTTACAAGCTTATTCTACAGAACTATTGAAGGCTAACAGCGACCTACAAGCTGAAATTGGCGATCGCAAGCTAGCAGAAGAGGCGCTACGTCTGAGTGAAGAGCGATTTCGATTGGCAATTGATAACATCCCTGATACATTTGTAATTTATGATGCCGAGCGGCGGTTCCAGTTTGTCAATGCTTTCGGAGTTAATCGCGGTGGTTTTCCTTTAGAAGCATATATTGGTCATACGGATGAGGAGATGCACCCAAAAGAAGTCACAAATGCGTATTTACCACTTCTGCAAAAAACTGTCCAGACGCGCACCAAGCAAACCGGAGAATGCAATATCACTTTGCCTGGTTGCTCTTTTACCATAGTTGTCACCTACGTGCCGATTTTAAATGAGCATGGGGAAATTCATCAAATTCTTGGGATCACCCATGACATCACTGAGCGCAAACGGGCAGAGGAACAACTGCTGCACAATGCGTTTCACGATGCACTCACAGGTCTACCCAACCGAGCTTTCTTTATGGAGTGCTTAAAACATGCGTGCGATCGAGCCAAACAACATGAGGATTATTTATTTGCTGTGCTGTTTCTCGACTTGGATCGGTTTAAGGTGATCAATGACAGTCTCGGACATCTACTTGGAGACCAATTTCTGATTAAAATAGCAAGCAGGCTAAAAGCTTGCATACGCTCGATAGATACCGCTGCACGGCTTGGGGGAGACGAATTTACAATTTTGCTTCAGGGAATCGAGAATTTGTCAGAGGCAATTGAGGTGGTTGAGCTAATTCAACAGCAACTAGCGTTACCCTTTGACCTTGACGGGCAAGAAGTTTTCACTACCGCGAGTATTGGCATCGCTCTGAATTCGATACTCACCTATGACCAACCAGAAGATTTACTGAGAAATGCTGACACGGCGATGTACCGAGCTAAGGTGCTGGGCAGGTCGCGTTACGAGCTGTTCCACCCAGATATGTATACTAATGCTGTGGACAGATTGCAACTAGAGACCGATCTGCGTCGAGCAATTGAACGCCAGGAGTTTCGGGTTTATTACCAACCGATTGTTTCGCTTAGTAGTGGCACAATTTCCGGTTTTGAGGCTCTGCTGCGCTGGCAGCATCCAGAGCGCGGTCTGCTTTCTCCGGCAGATTTTATCCCCCTGGCGGAGGAAACTGGGCTGATTGTCGAGATTGGCTACTGGGTGCTAATTGATGCTTGCCGCCAGATGCAAGTCTGGCAAATGCGCTATCCTACCAGTTCCCTAGAGAAAATCAGTGTCAATCTCTGTGTCAAGCAATTTTTCCAAGCGGATTTGATTGAGCAGATTCCACAAATTTTGCACTCGACTGGTCTTGATGCGTGCAGTCTGATGTTAGAAATTACTGAAAGCGCAATTATGGAAAATGGTGATGAGGCAAATACCGCGTCACAACTTCGAGCGATGGGGATTAAGTTATCAATTGATGACTTTGGTACGGGCTATTCTTCATTAAGTCGTCTTTATAGCTTTCCGATTAATGTGTTGAAGATTGACCGTTCTTTCGTCAGCCCGATGGACGCTAATAACAGGAATTTAGAAATTATTGAGATAATTGTCACGCTGGCAGATAAACTAGGTATGGATGTGACTGCCGAAGGGGTGGAGACTCAAGAGCAATTAGCACTTGTGAGAAAGTTGAACTGTGAATACGGACAGGGATATTTTTTCTCGCGTCCATTAGATAGTTCTGCGGCAGAGGCGTTAATTATGGCTAATCCTCGCTGGTAA
- a CDS encoding ABC transporter substrate-binding protein: protein MKIHKCQQKILQKLKSPIGIFFAVLLGIILSIQQVLSQQPVVLNLLMTAPDAQPWKTGIVKDFEAKNPGIRINVLEGPNSPDLLEDLYTSAFILGDSPYDIVNMDVIWTPKFAAGGWLQDLSDRITKEELAAFSRQDVEGGIVEGKLYRIPMRSDVGVLYYREDLLKQAGFQPPETIADLLKISQALKEQGKIKWGYLWQGRQYEGAVAMFVELLQGFGGFWVNPKTLEVGLDRPETLKAIAFLKQTTQSGISPLGVTTYMEEDTRRIFQSGQAAFLRSWPYVWPLANTKDSPVKGKIKIKSMVGIDPKTGAACLGGWGLGIAKSSKHPEEAWKAIKYFTSEEAQRRFILNAGFVPSRRALFTDPEIIAKYPHYPELLKIVNKAVLRPPIAQYAQASDILQRYLSAALTNSMTPESAMKAAANETRRLLKSR, encoded by the coding sequence ATGAAAATACATAAATGTCAGCAAAAAATACTACAAAAGCTGAAATCGCCAATTGGGATATTTTTTGCTGTATTATTGGGCATCATTTTATCGATTCAGCAAGTTTTATCGCAGCAACCAGTAGTTTTGAATTTGTTGATGACTGCGCCTGACGCGCAACCTTGGAAAACGGGTATAGTTAAAGACTTTGAAGCGAAAAATCCGGGAATTCGGATTAATGTTCTCGAAGGACCAAATTCACCAGATTTGCTTGAAGACCTTTATACTTCGGCTTTTATTTTGGGTGATTCTCCTTATGACATAGTGAATATGGATGTCATTTGGACACCGAAATTTGCAGCGGGTGGATGGTTGCAAGACTTGAGCGATCGCATCACAAAAGAAGAGTTAGCCGCATTTTCGCGCCAAGATGTAGAAGGCGGAATTGTCGAGGGCAAATTATATCGAATTCCCATGCGAAGCGATGTTGGGGTACTTTACTATCGGGAAGACTTACTTAAGCAAGCAGGATTTCAACCACCAGAAACCATTGCAGATTTGTTGAAAATTTCTCAAGCGTTGAAAGAACAGGGCAAAATTAAGTGGGGTTATCTTTGGCAAGGTCGCCAATATGAAGGTGCTGTGGCGATGTTTGTCGAACTTTTACAAGGCTTTGGGGGATTTTGGGTAAATCCGAAAACGTTAGAAGTTGGATTGGATCGACCAGAAACATTAAAAGCGATCGCCTTTCTCAAACAAACAACTCAATCAGGCATTTCTCCCCTTGGAGTCACAACATACATGGAAGAAGATACAAGGCGAATTTTCCAAAGTGGTCAAGCAGCATTTTTACGCAGCTGGCCCTATGTTTGGCCCCTTGCAAATACCAAAGATTCGCCAGTCAAAGGCAAAATTAAAATTAAATCAATGGTTGGTATTGACCCGAAAACTGGCGCAGCTTGTTTAGGTGGTTGGGGTTTGGGAATCGCCAAATCATCAAAACATCCCGAAGAAGCTTGGAAAGCAATTAAATATTTTACCAGCGAAGAAGCACAGCGGCGATTTATTTTAAATGCCGGTTTTGTTCCCAGCCGACGCGCATTATTTACAGACCCAGAAATTATCGCCAAATATCCCCACTACCCCGAATTATTAAAAATAGTTAATAAAGCAGTTTTACGTCCACCCATAGCCCAATATGCCCAAGCCTCAGACATTTTGCAACGTTATTTGAGTGCCGCTTTAACAAATAGCATGACCCCAGAAAGCGCCATGAAAGCCGCCGCAAATGAAACGCGAAGATTATTAAAAAGTAGGTAA
- a CDS encoding carbohydrate ABC transporter permease, which yields MAVIPEVSSTNPKPTTRVKNPIKNILLGIAIACVVIFCLAPIMWQLLTSFKVNQDISQVPSVYFPTRITFNHYTELFTRRPFWRYILNSAFVSIISTAFSLAFGAPAAYALARLRPWGGKLILGSILIITLFPGILLFLGLLEIIQKLHLGNNYLALIIPYTAINLPLTILVLRSFFEQLPKDLEDSAKVDGYNTLQMLLQILLPMTIPALVTTGILTFIFAWNEFIFALTFITREEMKTIPVAAAQLGGATQFEIPYGPIAAATIVGTLPLVLLVLFFQRKIIQGLTAGAVKG from the coding sequence ATGGCTGTAATTCCTGAAGTAAGTTCTACAAATCCCAAACCTACAACTAGGGTAAAAAATCCTATAAAAAATATCTTGTTAGGGATAGCGATCGCTTGTGTGGTAATCTTCTGTTTAGCACCTATAATGTGGCAATTATTGACCTCATTTAAAGTGAATCAAGATATTTCCCAAGTTCCCAGCGTTTACTTTCCAACTCGCATCACCTTCAATCATTACACAGAATTATTCACTCGCCGTCCGTTTTGGCGCTACATTTTAAATAGCGCTTTCGTATCAATTATTTCTACAGCTTTCTCTTTAGCTTTTGGCGCACCTGCTGCTTACGCATTAGCAAGATTGCGTCCTTGGGGTGGAAAATTAATTCTAGGGAGTATTCTGATTATCACCTTATTTCCGGGAATTTTATTGTTTTTGGGACTGTTAGAAATTATTCAAAAGTTGCACTTGGGTAATAACTATTTAGCTTTAATTATACCTTACACCGCAATTAATTTACCATTAACAATTTTAGTATTACGTAGCTTCTTTGAACAATTACCAAAAGACTTAGAAGATTCCGCAAAAGTAGATGGTTATAACACTTTACAAATGCTTTTGCAAATTTTATTACCAATGACAATTCCCGCTTTAGTGACAACAGGAATTCTCACCTTTATATTTGCCTGGAATGAGTTTATCTTCGCCCTGACATTTATTACTCGTGAAGAAATGAAAACAATTCCCGTAGCGGCAGCGCAATTAGGGGGTGCAACCCAATTTGAAATTCCCTATGGTCCAATTGCCGCAGCAACAATTGTCGGGACATTGCCTTTAGTTTTACTCGTTTTGTTCTTCCAGCGCAAGATTATTCAAGGTCTGACAGCTGGTGCTGTTAAGGGATAA
- a CDS encoding carbohydrate ABC transporter permease has product MTNMQTIRGREQRTALILLLPALLMLLFVFGYPIARAFWLSLFTQNLGTKLQPVFSFLDNYARMAGDGRFWQSFWTTSIFTTVTVFLELILGMGVALILNQRFFGRGVVRTIAILPWALPTALIGLAWTWIFNDQFGVVNDILRRLHLIQADINWLGEPTLAMIAVIVADIWKTTPFISILLLASLQSISSDLYEAHAIDGATPWQSFRQITLPLLIPQILIATLFRFAQAFGVFDLITVMTGGGPGGATEVVSLYIYSTIMRYLDFGYGAALVVSTFMLLVFMVAIAVFFLNKSRK; this is encoded by the coding sequence ATGACAAATATGCAAACAATTCGAGGTAGAGAACAACGCACAGCATTAATTTTATTATTGCCCGCTTTGTTAATGCTATTGTTTGTTTTTGGCTACCCGATCGCTCGTGCTTTTTGGTTAAGTTTGTTTACTCAAAATTTGGGAACGAAACTGCAACCTGTCTTTTCTTTCCTTGACAATTACGCACGGATGGCAGGAGATGGTCGTTTTTGGCAAAGTTTCTGGACAACTTCAATATTTACTACAGTAACCGTGTTTCTAGAATTAATTCTGGGGATGGGTGTTGCTTTGATTCTCAACCAGCGTTTTTTTGGACGCGGTGTAGTGCGAACGATCGCTATTTTACCTTGGGCTTTGCCAACAGCGCTGATTGGTCTAGCTTGGACGTGGATTTTTAACGATCAATTTGGTGTCGTCAATGATATTTTGCGGCGACTGCATTTAATTCAAGCTGATATAAACTGGTTGGGAGAACCAACACTGGCAATGATAGCGGTAATAGTTGCTGATATTTGGAAAACTACGCCTTTTATTAGTATTCTACTATTAGCTAGTTTGCAGTCAATTTCATCAGATTTGTATGAAGCTCATGCTATAGATGGTGCGACACCTTGGCAAAGTTTTCGGCAAATTACGCTACCGCTGTTGATACCGCAAATTCTCATCGCCACCTTGTTTCGCTTTGCTCAAGCTTTTGGGGTGTTCGACTTAATTACGGTGATGACTGGAGGTGGTCCTGGCGGTGCAACTGAGGTCGTATCGTTGTATATTTATTCTACCATTATGCGCTACTTAGATTTTGGTTATGGCGCGGCGTTGGTAGTATCTACTTTCATGTTGTTAGTTTTTATGGTGGCGATCGCGGTTTTCTTTCTCAACAAATCTCGGAAGTAG
- a CDS encoding RrF2 family transcriptional regulator, which yields MELSSKSEYALLALLELANCYPRNESLQIQQIALLQNIPQRYLEQLLATLRRGGLIKSIRGSKGGYILARDPQQITLLDILNCIEGVETILSDDTTSKTTESKIIQDVWYKARQAANSVWQKYTLQDLCELRDSRRQIQFMYYI from the coding sequence ATGGAATTATCAAGCAAATCTGAATACGCACTTCTAGCCTTGTTAGAGTTGGCAAATTGTTACCCCCGTAACGAATCTCTGCAAATACAACAGATAGCTTTGCTACAAAATATACCCCAACGTTATTTAGAACAACTGCTAGCCACATTGAGACGTGGAGGTTTAATTAAAAGCATACGCGGATCGAAGGGCGGTTATATCTTGGCACGAGACCCCCAACAGATTACGCTTTTAGATATATTAAACTGCATTGAAGGCGTAGAAACTATTTTGAGTGATGATACAACATCCAAAACAACAGAAAGTAAAATAATTCAAGATGTCTGGTACAAAGCGCGTCAGGCTGCTAACTCAGTTTGGCAAAAGTATACACTCCAAGACCTTTGCGAACTGCGAGATAGTCGGCGACAGATACAATTTATGTATTACATATAG
- a CDS encoding ABC transporter ATP-binding protein, with product MAKLELKNLNKTYNPKVIPVKDISLTVDDNEFLTLLGPSGCGKSTTLRMIAGLEEPTEGRILLGSEDITSKRPGDRNMAMVFQSYALYPHMTVFENLASGLKLKKTPRSEIQQRVTEVSQLLGLEELLQRKPGQLSGGQRQRVAVGRALVRRAQAYLLDEPLSNLDALLRERVRADIKQIFSTQKAPVVYVTHDQTEAMTLSTKVAVLNNGYVQQLDPPERIYNHPANLFVAGFVGSPQMNLLTLPCQERDAILGNFRINLPNIPTVPPQIVLGIRPENLRIARSEDTQIIQGRVYLVENLGMHNLVSVHVASSQTESPTVRALLPTDQNWSDAEITLALPPQNIHWFDVQSGDALRS from the coding sequence ATGGCTAAACTTGAACTAAAAAATTTAAATAAGACCTATAACCCCAAAGTTATTCCAGTTAAAGACATTAGTTTAACTGTCGATGACAATGAATTTCTGACTTTACTCGGTCCTTCTGGCTGTGGTAAGTCTACAACGCTGCGGATGATAGCGGGGTTGGAAGAACCTACCGAGGGTCGAATTTTGCTTGGTAGTGAAGATATTACATCGAAAAGACCAGGCGATCGCAATATGGCAATGGTTTTTCAAAGCTATGCGCTTTATCCTCACATGACTGTCTTTGAAAATCTTGCTTCTGGACTAAAGCTGAAAAAAACACCCCGATCCGAAATTCAACAGCGAGTCACAGAAGTATCTCAACTTTTAGGATTAGAAGAATTATTGCAGCGCAAACCCGGTCAATTATCAGGAGGACAACGACAGCGGGTTGCAGTCGGACGAGCATTAGTCCGTCGCGCTCAAGCGTATTTATTAGATGAACCGCTGAGTAATCTGGATGCACTACTCCGCGAAAGAGTCCGCGCAGATATCAAACAAATATTTTCTACTCAAAAAGCCCCGGTAGTTTATGTTACTCACGACCAAACAGAAGCAATGACGCTTTCCACCAAAGTCGCAGTATTAAACAACGGTTACGTGCAGCAACTCGACCCCCCAGAACGCATTTATAACCATCCCGCTAACTTATTTGTGGCTGGATTTGTTGGCAGTCCGCAAATGAATTTGCTGACATTGCCTTGTCAAGAACGTGACGCAATATTAGGCAATTTCCGCATTAATTTACCAAATATCCCAACAGTTCCACCGCAAATTGTCCTCGGTATCCGTCCAGAAAACCTCCGCATTGCCCGAAGCGAAGATACACAGATTATTCAAGGTCGAGTTTATCTAGTGGAAAACTTAGGTATGCACAATTTGGTCAGCGTGCATGTTGCCAGTTCTCAGACAGAATCGCCAACAGTACGCGCTTTGTTACCCACAGACCAAAATTGGAGTGATGCCGAAATTACCCTAGCTCTGCCGCCGCAGAATATCCACTGGTTTGATGTTCAGTCGGGGGATGCACTTCGCAGTTGA